Below is a genomic region from Vibrio pomeroyi.
GATTTCATTAGCATACAAACTGGGTATTCGTTGCATTCAAATGGCGGGCTACGACGTGTATTACGAGCCGCAATCGGCTGAAACTCACGCTCGCTTTATTGAAGGCATGCAACAAGCCACCAAAATGGCGGAGCGTGCAGGCATCATGTTAGGTGTGGAGATCATGGACACACCGTACCTTAACTCTCTGAGCAAGTTTGAAGTACTTAAGCGTGAAATCCCATCACCTTACTTCATGGCTTACCCAGACGTAGGTAATATTTCTGGTTGGAACTACGACGTGTGTACCGAGCTAAAATTGAGCCGCGATCACCTAGTACAAGTTCACCTTAAAGACACGCTACGAGTTTCAGAAACCTGTAAAGGTCAGTTCCGAGATCTGGTTATTGGTGAAGGCCAAGTCGACTTCCCTGCTATTTTCAAAATACTCGCTGAAATTGATTACAGCGCACCATTAGTGATTGAAATGTGGGCTCAAAATGACAACTGGTT
It encodes:
- a CDS encoding L-ribulose-5-phosphate 3-epimerase, giving the protein MFDSKNKFRLGIYEKAMPTSLTWEERLIHAKEAGFDFVEISVDETDERRARLDWSDEEIYELRRLCEKHQMPFQSMCLSAHRKFPFGSMDEAIRTESLIIMEKAISLAYKLGIRCIQMAGYDVYYEPQSAETHARFIEGMQQATKMAERAGIMLGVEIMDTPYLNSLSKFEVLKREIPSPYFMAYPDVGNISGWNYDVCTELKLSRDHLVQVHLKDTLRVSETCKGQFRDLVIGEGQVDFPAIFKILAEIDYSAPLVIEMWAQNDNWLDDIKQAKATLKSIANQSGFEL